Proteins from one Paraburkholderia acidisoli genomic window:
- the hutU gene encoding urocanate hydratase, which yields MNHPNFTDPRLDPTRTIRAPRGPEKVCKTWLAEAAYRMIQNNLDPEVAEHPHALVVYGGIGRAARNWECFDQILASLKDLEENETLLIQSGKPVGVFRTHADAPRVLLANSNLVPHWATWEHFHELDRKGLMMYGQMTAGSWIYIGSQGIVQGTYETFYSVANQHFNGNPKGRWILTGGLGGMGGAQPLAATMAGFSMIAVECDETRIDFRLKTRYVDRKAKTIDEALAIVEEAKQSGKPVSVGLLGNAADVFAEFVARGITPDCVTDQTSAHDPINGYLPQGWTVEQWREAQKVAPDSIVKVAKASMAQQVRAMLTLQDRGAATLDYGNNIRQMALEMGVENAFDFPGFVPAYIRPLFCEGKGPFRWVALSGDPEDIYKTDAKVKELIPDDPHLHNWLDMARERIAFQGLPARICWVGVKDRYRLGQAFNEMVKNGELKAPIVIGRDHLDTGSVASPNRETESMKDGSDAVSDWPLLNALLNTAGGASWVSLHHGGGVGMGFSQHSGVVIVADGTQAAHERLGRVLHNDPATGVMRHADAGYELAQQTAREAGLNLPMLGR from the coding sequence ATGAACCATCCCAACTTCACCGATCCCCGCCTCGACCCGACCCGCACGATCCGCGCACCGCGCGGCCCGGAAAAGGTCTGCAAGACCTGGCTCGCCGAGGCCGCTTATCGCATGATCCAGAATAATCTGGATCCGGAAGTCGCCGAGCATCCGCATGCGCTCGTGGTGTATGGCGGCATCGGTCGTGCCGCGCGTAACTGGGAATGTTTCGACCAGATCCTCGCGTCGCTCAAGGATCTCGAAGAAAACGAAACGCTGCTGATCCAGTCGGGCAAGCCCGTGGGCGTGTTCCGCACGCACGCCGACGCGCCGCGCGTGCTGCTCGCGAACTCGAATCTCGTGCCGCATTGGGCCACGTGGGAGCATTTCCACGAACTCGACCGCAAGGGCCTCATGATGTACGGCCAGATGACGGCGGGCAGCTGGATCTATATCGGCTCGCAGGGCATCGTGCAGGGCACTTACGAAACGTTCTATTCGGTCGCGAACCAGCATTTCAACGGCAACCCCAAGGGCCGCTGGATTCTCACGGGCGGCCTGGGCGGCATGGGCGGCGCGCAGCCGCTGGCCGCGACGATGGCGGGCTTCTCGATGATCGCGGTCGAGTGCGATGAAACGCGCATCGACTTCCGTCTGAAGACGCGTTATGTCGATCGCAAGGCGAAAACCATCGACGAAGCGCTCGCTATCGTCGAAGAAGCGAAGCAAAGCGGCAAGCCGGTTTCGGTGGGCCTGCTCGGCAACGCCGCCGACGTGTTCGCCGAATTCGTCGCGCGCGGCATCACGCCCGACTGCGTGACCGACCAGACCAGCGCGCACGATCCGATCAACGGTTATCTGCCGCAAGGCTGGACCGTCGAGCAATGGCGCGAGGCGCAGAAGGTCGCGCCGGACAGCATCGTGAAGGTCGCGAAGGCCTCGATGGCGCAACAGGTGCGCGCGATGCTCACGCTGCAGGACCGCGGTGCGGCCACCCTGGACTACGGCAACAATATTCGTCAGATGGCGCTGGAAATGGGCGTGGAAAACGCGTTCGATTTCCCCGGCTTCGTGCCCGCGTATATCCGCCCGCTGTTCTGCGAAGGCAAGGGGCCGTTCCGCTGGGTCGCGCTTTCGGGCGATCCGGAGGACATCTACAAGACGGACGCCAAGGTCAAGGAACTGATTCCCGACGATCCGCATCTGCACAACTGGCTCGACATGGCGCGCGAGCGCATCGCGTTCCAGGGGTTGCCCGCGCGCATTTGCTGGGTGGGCGTGAAGGATCGTTATCGCCTCGGTCAGGCGTTCAACGAAATGGTCAAGAACGGCGAGTTGAAGGCGCCCATCGTGATTGGCCGCGATCACCTCGACACGGGTTCGGTCGCGAGCCCGAACCGCGAAACCGAGTCGATGAAAGACGGCTCCGACGCCGTGAGCGACTGGCCGCTGCTCAACGCGCTCTTGAACACGGCGGGCGGCGCGTCGTGGGTCTCGCTCCATCACGGCGGCGGCGTGGGCATGGGCTTCTCGCAGCACTCGGGCGTGGTGATCGTTGCCGACGGCACGCAGGCCGCGCATGAACGCCTCGGCCGCGTGCTGCACAACGACCCGGCCACGGGTGTGATGCGTCATGCCGATGCCGGCTACGAACTCGCGCAGCAAACGGCGCGCGAAGCGGGCCTTAACCTGCCGATGCTCGGCCGATGA
- a CDS encoding HutD/Ves family protein, giving the protein MNDAHAAVKATLTVLRGADLVASPWKNGGGVTREIAAGSSTSAGSASLDTFAWRVSVADVAQAGPFSRFAGVDRTLVLLEGAGMLLHEARDESGDAEKTYALETPLDIARFRGEASISARLIDGPTRDFNLMVRREAARGTLDVWRDNATRSVQAQTVLLYCAQGEQRIRVDGELEVQLATGDTLRIDAPVATLASTLETRGAGALLAIALTLIPTDSQR; this is encoded by the coding sequence ATGAACGACGCGCACGCGGCGGTGAAAGCCACGCTCACGGTGCTGCGCGGCGCGGATCTCGTGGCGTCGCCGTGGAAGAACGGCGGCGGCGTCACGCGCGAGATCGCGGCGGGCTCGTCGACTTCGGCTGGCAGCGCGTCGCTCGATACGTTCGCGTGGCGCGTGAGCGTGGCGGACGTCGCGCAGGCCGGGCCGTTTTCGCGCTTCGCGGGCGTCGATCGCACGCTCGTGTTGCTGGAAGGCGCGGGCATGCTTTTGCACGAAGCGCGCGATGAAAGCGGTGACGCTGAAAAGACGTACGCGCTCGAAACGCCGCTCGATATCGCGCGGTTTCGCGGCGAGGCGTCCATTAGCGCGCGATTGATCGACGGCCCCACGCGCGACTTCAACCTCATGGTGCGTCGCGAGGCGGCGCGCGGTACGCTCGACGTGTGGCGCGACAACGCCACGCGCAGCGTGCAGGCGCAAACCGTGCTGCTGTATTGCGCGCAAGGCGAACAACGTATCCGCGTCGATGGCGAGCTCGAAGTGCAACTCGCCACCGGCGACACGTTGCGTATCGACGCACCCGTCGCAACGCTCGCATCGACGCTCGAAACGCGCGGCGCGGGCGCGCTGCTCGCTATCGCGCTGACGCTCATTCCAACGGATTCGCAGCGATGA
- the hutI gene encoding imidazolonepropionase yields the protein MKRTLWHNLNLCAQGDPRDVVEHATIAVNDGKIAWLGASQDLPHEYAGWSREDLQGAWVTPGLVDCHTHLVYGGQRADEFAQRLAGVSYEAIAKQGGGIVSTVRATRAASEDALFEQSAARLEPLLAEGVTAVEIKSGYGLDLASERKMLRVARRLGERYPVTVRTTFLGAHALPPEFAGRADAYIDEVCERMLPALAEEGLVDAVDVFCERIGFSLAQSERVFEAAAKRRIDVKMHAEQLSNSGGAALAARYGALSADHLEFLDEAGIAAMKEAGTVAVLLPGAYYFIRETQLPPLDLLRRYEVPIAISTDSNPGTSPATSLLLMMNMATTLFRMTVPEVLQGVTRHAARAFGDARNHGTLAAGRPADFAVWSVQSLAELAYWIGRPLCARVVRGGETVYERRDLARRDYA from the coding sequence ATGAAACGCACGCTTTGGCACAACCTCAATCTGTGCGCGCAGGGCGATCCGCGCGATGTCGTTGAGCACGCAACGATCGCCGTGAACGATGGCAAGATCGCGTGGCTCGGTGCATCGCAGGATCTGCCGCACGAGTACGCCGGCTGGTCGCGCGAGGATCTGCAAGGCGCGTGGGTCACGCCGGGTCTCGTCGATTGCCATACACATCTCGTCTACGGCGGCCAGCGCGCCGACGAATTCGCGCAACGTCTTGCCGGCGTGAGTTACGAGGCCATCGCGAAGCAGGGCGGCGGCATCGTTTCGACGGTACGCGCCACGCGCGCGGCAAGCGAAGACGCGTTGTTCGAGCAATCGGCGGCACGTCTCGAACCGTTGCTCGCCGAAGGCGTCACGGCCGTCGAGATCAAGTCGGGCTACGGTCTCGATCTCGCCAGCGAACGCAAGATGTTGCGCGTCGCACGGCGGCTCGGCGAGCGTTATCCCGTCACGGTGCGCACGACGTTTCTCGGCGCGCATGCGTTGCCGCCGGAATTCGCGGGCCGCGCAGACGCGTATATCGACGAAGTGTGCGAGCGCATGTTGCCCGCGCTCGCGGAAGAGGGTCTGGTCGATGCCGTGGACGTATTTTGCGAGCGCATCGGCTTCTCGCTCGCGCAGAGCGAGCGCGTGTTCGAGGCCGCCGCGAAGCGCCGTATCGACGTGAAAATGCACGCCGAACAACTCTCGAACAGCGGCGGCGCGGCGCTGGCGGCGCGCTACGGTGCCTTGTCCGCGGATCATCTGGAGTTTCTCGACGAAGCGGGTATTGCCGCAATGAAAGAGGCCGGCACGGTGGCCGTATTGTTGCCGGGCGCGTACTACTTCATTCGCGAGACGCAATTGCCGCCGCTCGATCTGCTGCGCCGCTACGAAGTGCCCATCGCCATTTCCACCGACAGCAATCCGGGCACGTCGCCCGCCACCTCGCTGCTGCTCATGATGAACATGGCGACCACGCTCTTTCGCATGACCGTGCCCGAGGTGCTGCAAGGCGTGACGCGTCACGCAGCCCGCGCATTCGGCGACGCGCGGAATCATGGCACGCTCGCCGCCGGACGTCCCGCCGATTTCGCCGTATGGTCGGTGCAATCGCTCGCGGAACTCGCTTACTGGATCGGCCGTCCGCTGTGCGCGCGCGTGGTGCGCGGCGGCGAAACCGTTTATGAACGGCGCGATCTCGCGCGTCGCGACTACGCATGA
- a CDS encoding formimidoylglutamate deiminase: MNAPIRTNPDSTSRALFAAHAWLPEGWRENVLLEWDAAGALVRVTPDLAEAPRHVAHAAGPLIPGMPNLHSHAFQRAMAGLTEYRANPTDSFWSWRDLMYRFAARITPDDLGAIARWLYVEMLKAGYTSVCEFHYVHHAQDGQRYASPAELAQRVVAAAGEAGIGMTMLPVLYQYSGFGARAPRDDQRRFINTPDQLLGIVDTLRGWRPEHGALRYGVAPHSLRAVSHDSLRALLAGLDAMSPGAPVHIHIAEQTAEVDACLETEGARPVQWLLDRFDVNPRWCLVHATHMDAGETAALARSGAIAGLCLTTEANLGDGIFPSHDYLAANGAFGVGSDSHIGVDWRAELRLLEYGQRLARRERNVLAGPQQAHVADRLFGAAVQGGARATGRATGALQAGARADFVVLDAQHPNLAEQRPATWLSSVVFCEHGETPVLDVYTGGERVVAARRHRDEARLYADYRAALATLLKAA, from the coding sequence ATGAATGCCCCTATCAGAACGAATCCGGATTCAACGTCCCGTGCGCTGTTCGCGGCGCACGCCTGGTTGCCCGAAGGCTGGCGCGAAAACGTGCTGCTCGAGTGGGACGCTGCGGGCGCGCTCGTGCGCGTCACGCCCGATCTCGCCGAAGCGCCGCGTCACGTCGCCCATGCGGCGGGTCCGCTGATCCCTGGCATGCCTAATCTTCACTCGCATGCGTTTCAGCGCGCGATGGCGGGCCTCACCGAATACCGCGCGAACCCCACCGACAGTTTCTGGAGCTGGCGCGATCTCATGTATCGCTTTGCCGCGCGCATCACGCCCGACGATCTCGGCGCGATCGCGCGCTGGCTCTATGTCGAGATGCTGAAGGCGGGCTACACGTCGGTGTGCGAGTTCCATTACGTGCATCACGCGCAGGACGGCCAGCGCTATGCGAGCCCCGCCGAACTCGCGCAACGCGTGGTGGCGGCGGCGGGCGAAGCGGGCATCGGCATGACCATGCTGCCCGTGCTCTATCAGTACAGCGGCTTCGGCGCGCGCGCGCCGCGCGACGACCAACGCCGCTTCATCAACACGCCGGACCAACTGCTCGGTATCGTCGATACCTTGCGTGGCTGGCGTCCCGAGCACGGCGCGTTGCGTTACGGCGTCGCACCGCATTCGTTGCGCGCGGTCTCGCACGATTCGCTGCGTGCGCTGCTCGCCGGACTCGATGCGATGTCGCCGGGTGCGCCGGTGCATATCCATATCGCCGAGCAAACCGCCGAAGTCGACGCGTGTCTGGAAACCGAAGGCGCGCGGCCCGTGCAATGGCTGCTCGATCGATTCGACGTGAACCCGCGCTGGTGTCTCGTGCACGCCACGCACATGGATGCCGGGGAAACGGCGGCGCTCGCGCGCAGCGGCGCGATTGCGGGCCTGTGCCTCACGACCGAAGCGAATCTCGGCGACGGCATCTTCCCCTCGCACGATTATCTTGCGGCGAACGGCGCGTTCGGCGTGGGTTCGGACAGCCATATCGGCGTGGATTGGCGCGCGGAATTGCGCTTGCTCGAATACGGCCAGCGTCTGGCGCGCCGCGAGCGCAACGTGCTCGCCGGGCCGCAGCAAGCGCACGTGGCCGACCGTCTGTTCGGCGCGGCGGTGCAAGGCGGCGCGCGCGCCACGGGACGTGCGACGGGCGCATTGCAAGCCGGTGCCCGCGCCGATTTCGTCGTGCTGGACGCGCAGCATCCGAACCTGGCGGAACAACGGCCCGCCACATGGCTCTCGTCGGTTGTCTTTTGCGAACATGGCGAAACGCCCGTGCTCGACGTCTATACGGGCGGCGAGCGCGTGGTAGCGGCGCGTCGTCATCGCGACGAAGCTCGCCTCTATGCCGATTACCGCGCGGCGCTCGCCACGCTGCTGAAGGCGGCGTGA
- the hutG gene encoding N-formylglutamate deformylase, with translation MNDLYSLERGTAPLIISIPHLGTQIPDSLRAQYTDIALTVADTDWHLDRLYAFAKEMGATILGARLSRYVIDLNRPPNDESLYPGQTTTSLCPTETFRGEPLYRDHRAPDAQEKQRRVQHYWQPYHDTLAAELQRLRASHANVLLWEAHSIASVLPRLFDDKLPDLNLGTQDGRTAHAQVQARAEHAAANGSYTWVANGRFKGGYITRHFGAPQDGIHAVQLEMCQSTYMSETAPFDYVPSLANRVQPVLREMVGGALEAVQALNHAAR, from the coding sequence ATGAACGACCTCTACTCACTCGAACGCGGCACTGCGCCGCTCATCATTTCGATTCCGCATCTCGGCACGCAGATTCCCGACTCTCTGCGTGCGCAATACACGGATATCGCGTTGACGGTTGCAGATACCGACTGGCATCTGGATCGCCTTTACGCGTTCGCGAAGGAGATGGGCGCGACGATCCTGGGCGCGCGTCTCTCGCGCTATGTGATCGATCTGAATCGGCCGCCCAACGACGAAAGCCTCTATCCGGGGCAAACCACGACATCGCTGTGCCCGACCGAAACGTTTCGTGGCGAGCCGCTTTATCGTGACCATCGTGCGCCCGACGCGCAGGAGAAGCAGCGTCGCGTGCAGCATTACTGGCAGCCGTATCACGACACGCTGGCCGCCGAATTGCAGCGCCTGCGTGCGTCCCACGCCAATGTGCTGTTGTGGGAGGCGCATTCGATTGCGAGCGTGTTGCCGCGCCTGTTCGACGATAAATTGCCCGATCTGAATCTCGGCACGCAGGACGGCCGCACGGCACACGCGCAGGTTCAGGCGCGCGCGGAACACGCCGCGGCGAACGGTTCGTACACTTGGGTCGCCAATGGACGCTTCAAGGGCGGCTATATCACGCGTCACTTCGGTGCGCCGCAGGACGGCATTCATGCCGTTCAGCTGGAGATGTGCCAGTCCACCTATATGAGCGAGACCGCGCCGTTCGATTACGTGCCTTCGCTCGCCAATCGCGTGCAGCCCGTGTTGCGCGAGATGGTGGGCGGTGCGCTCGAAGCGGTACAGGCGCTGAACCACGCGGCGCGCTGA
- a CDS encoding phospholipase D family protein: protein MPRSLASMLCTLLLAACQLPPLGERTPSSALPPAEAQSTPLGKAVAQEMAAHPGFTGIDPLPDSLESFASRVSLVRSAQRTLDVQYYIWRNDLTGTLLLEALREAAERGVRVRLLLDDNGIPASLDSTLAALDAHPNVEVRLFNPFVLRHPKFIGYLTDFSRLNHRMHNKSLTADSTATILGGRNIGDEYFAATDGIVFADLDVLAIGPAAADVAHDFDRYWASASAWPVTRIVKPAATDQARALDDAAHAILLDPAAAAYVASLDKVTDVNRLLDGTLPLVWAKTRLVSDDPAKALGKAPPQSLILAQLRDILGTPTRELDLVSPYFVPGETGTGYFTQLAAQGVTVRVLTNSLEATDVSAVHSGYARRRKALLAGGVELFELRRAAGATASASQDTGASPFGSSGSSLHAKTFAVDGQRVFVGSLNFDPRSANLNTELGLVIESPELAQRIETAFWTQVPQLAWQAHLDTGGTLYWTRVASGRTLRYETEPNTTWQQRLSVWFFSILPIEWLL from the coding sequence ATGCCGAGATCGCTGGCCTCGATGTTGTGTACGTTGCTGCTGGCCGCCTGCCAGTTGCCGCCGCTCGGCGAGCGCACGCCTTCCAGCGCACTGCCCCCGGCCGAGGCGCAAAGCACGCCGCTCGGCAAGGCCGTCGCGCAGGAGATGGCGGCGCACCCCGGCTTCACGGGCATCGACCCGCTGCCCGATTCGCTCGAATCGTTCGCCTCGCGCGTCAGTCTCGTGCGTAGCGCGCAGCGCACGCTAGACGTGCAGTACTACATCTGGCGCAACGACCTCACTGGCACCTTGCTGCTGGAAGCACTGCGCGAAGCCGCCGAGCGCGGCGTGCGCGTGCGGCTGCTGCTCGACGACAACGGCATTCCCGCCTCGCTCGACAGTACGCTCGCCGCGCTCGACGCTCATCCCAACGTCGAAGTGCGATTGTTCAATCCGTTCGTGTTACGCCACCCGAAATTCATCGGATACCTGACGGACTTCTCGCGGCTCAATCATCGCATGCACAACAAGTCGCTCACGGCCGACAGCACGGCGACGATACTGGGCGGCCGCAATATCGGCGACGAATACTTCGCGGCCACCGACGGCATCGTGTTCGCCGATCTCGACGTGCTCGCGATCGGCCCCGCCGCCGCCGACGTCGCGCACGATTTCGACCGTTATTGGGCGAGCGCCTCGGCGTGGCCCGTGACGCGCATCGTCAAGCCCGCTGCAACGGACCAGGCGCGCGCGCTCGACGACGCGGCACATGCCATCCTGCTCGATCCGGCAGCAGCCGCTTACGTCGCATCGCTTGACAAGGTCACCGACGTGAATCGCCTGCTCGACGGCACGCTGCCGCTCGTCTGGGCCAAAACGCGGCTCGTGAGCGACGACCCGGCGAAAGCGCTCGGCAAGGCGCCGCCGCAATCGCTCATCCTCGCGCAATTGCGCGACATACTCGGCACGCCCACGCGCGAACTCGATCTCGTCTCGCCGTACTTCGTTCCCGGCGAAACGGGCACCGGGTATTTCACGCAACTCGCCGCGCAAGGCGTGACGGTACGCGTCCTCACCAACTCACTCGAAGCCACCGACGTGAGCGCCGTGCATTCGGGCTACGCGCGGCGGCGCAAGGCCTTGCTCGCGGGCGGCGTGGAACTGTTCGAGCTGCGCCGCGCGGCGGGCGCCACGGCGTCCGCAAGCCAGGACACCGGCGCGAGTCCCTTCGGCAGTTCCGGTTCGAGCCTGCATGCCAAGACCTTTGCCGTGGATGGCCAACGCGTGTTCGTCGGCTCGCTCAATTTCGATCCGCGCTCGGCGAATCTCAACACCGAACTCGGGCTCGTGATCGAAAGCCCCGAACTCGCGCAGCGCATCGAAACGGCATTCTGGACCCAGGTGCCGCAACTCGCGTGGCAGGCGCATCTCGACACGGGCGGTACGCTCTATTGGACCCGCGTTGCCAGCGGTCGAACGCTGCGTTACGAGACCGAACCGAACACGACATGGCAGCAACGACTCAGCGTGTGGTTCTTCTCCATTCTGCCGATCGAATGGCTTTTGTAG
- a CDS encoding LysR substrate-binding domain-containing protein has product MLTLRMLRTLQAVARTGSFATAAEKTALTQAAVSVQMRSLEEALGRQIFDRRARQVALTREGREICAKVERILALVDELPASAGDSLRGSIIIGAVVSVIGALSLAVAHLKTGHPELEVRLSSARSNELARMVEDGDLDLAVVVGAPDGALHDSLAWTPLYEEPLMLVTSRATYGDDARRILRERGFLRFDRRVPTGVVIENALSELRIEPLEYLELNSIETIVSLVRNDVGVSVLPVLRGGNWQNDPNLRLVPLPGRAFLRSVGMIHRKAHKRTLLNETIADMLRG; this is encoded by the coding sequence ATGCTGACCCTCCGTATGCTGCGTACCTTGCAGGCCGTGGCCCGCACCGGCTCGTTCGCCACGGCCGCCGAAAAGACCGCGCTCACGCAGGCCGCCGTGAGCGTGCAGATGCGCAGTCTCGAAGAGGCGCTCGGCCGCCAGATCTTCGACCGGCGCGCGCGCCAGGTCGCGCTCACGCGCGAGGGCCGCGAGATTTGCGCCAAGGTCGAACGCATACTCGCGCTCGTCGACGAATTGCCCGCGAGCGCCGGCGACTCCCTGCGCGGTTCGATCATCATCGGCGCGGTCGTCTCGGTGATCGGCGCGCTCTCGCTCGCGGTGGCGCACCTCAAGACCGGCCACCCCGAACTCGAAGTGCGTTTGAGTTCCGCGCGTTCGAACGAACTCGCGCGCATGGTCGAAGACGGCGATCTCGACCTCGCGGTGGTCGTGGGCGCGCCAGACGGCGCATTGCACGACTCGCTCGCGTGGACGCCGCTTTACGAAGAACCGCTCATGCTCGTCACGAGCCGCGCGACCTACGGCGACGACGCACGGCGCATTCTGCGCGAACGCGGTTTCCTCCGTTTCGACCGGCGCGTGCCCACGGGCGTCGTAATCGAAAACGCATTGAGTGAGTTGCGCATCGAACCGCTCGAATATCTCGAACTCAATTCGATCGAAACCATCGTCTCGCTCGTGCGCAACGACGTGGGCGTGAGTGTGTTGCCCGTCTTGCGCGGCGGCAACTGGCAGAACGATCCCAATCTGCGGCTCGTGCCGTTGCCGGGGCGCGCGTTTCTGCGCAGCGTCGGCATGATTCATCGTAAAGCGCACAAGCGCACGTTGCTCAACGAAACGATCGCAGACATGTTGCGCGGATAA
- a CDS encoding gamma-glutamyltransferase family protein produces the protein MTRFNWQNPYPTPRLPVFARNIVSTSHPLAAQAGLRMLWKGGNAVDAALAAAAAITVVEPVSNGLGSDCFALVWDGAKLHGLNSSGVSPAAWNLDYFKRKYGEENGLAKQPRRGWDSVTVPGAVAGWEALHAKFGKLPFADILEPAIEIAERGHAVATIVQRKWNAAIPELKDQPGFADTFMPHGRAPEVSELVRFPGHAKTLRMLAEKGPRDYYEGEIAERIAAFSRECGAALSADDLRNYRPEWVEPIGKDYRGYTVHEIPPNGQGIAALIALGILEQFDLASLKRDSVESQHLQIEAMKLAFADVYRYVADPRSMEVTPEQMLDSAYLKSRAKLIDPKRATHFDFGMPRTGGTIYLSAVDENGMMVSFIQSNYMGFGSGVVVPGTGIALQNRGCGFSMDPKSPNVVEGGKRPFHTIIPAFLTQQVEGRQEAVMSFGVMGGDMQPQGHLQSVVRMLDYGQQPQAACDAPRWKVNRDFTLDIESTFDPQCSQALQALGHEIKGIDDPYMDFGSGQFIWKLDRNDPDRGYVAASDTRRDGLAAGF, from the coding sequence ATGACGCGATTCAACTGGCAAAACCCGTATCCCACACCGCGCTTGCCGGTGTTCGCCCGCAATATCGTCTCCACTTCGCATCCGCTCGCCGCGCAGGCCGGGCTGCGTATGCTCTGGAAAGGCGGCAATGCCGTCGACGCCGCGCTCGCCGCGGCAGCCGCGATCACCGTGGTCGAGCCGGTGTCGAACGGCTTGGGGAGCGATTGCTTCGCGCTCGTGTGGGACGGCGCGAAACTGCACGGCCTCAATTCGTCGGGTGTGTCGCCCGCCGCGTGGAATCTCGACTATTTCAAGCGCAAATACGGCGAGGAAAACGGTCTCGCGAAACAGCCCAGGCGCGGCTGGGACTCGGTCACGGTACCGGGCGCGGTAGCCGGCTGGGAAGCGTTGCACGCGAAGTTCGGCAAGTTGCCTTTCGCGGACATTCTCGAACCGGCCATCGAGATCGCCGAGCGCGGCCACGCTGTCGCCACGATCGTGCAGCGCAAGTGGAACGCCGCCATTCCCGAGTTGAAGGATCAGCCCGGTTTTGCCGATACCTTCATGCCGCACGGCCGCGCGCCCGAAGTGAGTGAGTTGGTGCGTTTCCCCGGTCATGCGAAAACGCTGCGCATGCTCGCGGAAAAAGGGCCGCGCGATTATTACGAAGGCGAGATTGCCGAGCGCATCGCCGCGTTCTCGCGCGAATGCGGCGCGGCGCTGAGCGCCGACGACTTGCGCAACTATCGCCCGGAATGGGTCGAGCCGATCGGCAAGGATTATCGCGGCTATACGGTTCACGAAATTCCGCCCAATGGGCAAGGCATTGCGGCACTGATCGCACTCGGCATTCTCGAACAATTCGATCTGGCTTCGCTCAAGCGCGATTCGGTGGAGTCGCAGCATTTGCAGATCGAGGCCATGAAGCTCGCGTTCGCGGATGTCTATCGCTACGTGGCCGATCCGCGTTCGATGGAAGTGACGCCCGAGCAAATGCTCGATAGCGCCTATCTGAAGTCGCGCGCCAAACTCATCGACCCGAAGCGCGCCACGCATTTCGACTTCGGCATGCCGCGCACGGGCGGCACGATCTATCTCTCGGCCGTCGACGAGAACGGCATGATGGTGAGCTTCATCCAGTCGAACTACATGGGCTTCGGTTCGGGCGTGGTGGTGCCGGGTACCGGTATCGCGCTGCAGAATCGCGGCTGCGGTTTTTCGATGGACCCGAAGTCGCCGAACGTGGTGGAGGGCGGCAAGCGGCCGTTCCACACCATCATTCCCGCGTTCCTCACGCAGCAGGTGGAGGGCCGGCAGGAAGCCGTGATGAGTTTCGGCGTGATGGGCGGCGACATGCAACCGCAAGGGCACCTGCAGTCGGTCGTGCGCATGCTCGACTACGGCCAGCAGCCGCAAGCCGCTTGCGACGCGCCGCGCTGGAAGGTGAACCGCGACTTCACGCTCGACATCGAGTCGACGTTCGACCCGCAATGTTCGCAGGCGTTGCAGGCGCTCGGCCACGAGATCAAGGGCATCGACGACCCGTATATGGATTTCGGCTCGGGTCAGTTCATCTGGAAGCTCGATCGCAACGACCCGGATCGCGGCTACGTGGCGGCCAGCGACACGCGGCGTGACGGTTTGGCGGCCGGGTTTTAA